A single genomic interval of Arthrobacter sp. NicSoilB8 harbors:
- a CDS encoding PspC domain-containing protein yields the protein MDKFFDTIRGFGLKRGPQRWLGGVCGGIAAKLNVDVAYVRIAYLLLSLLPGPAFVLYLAAWLLLPDQRNAIALETFLAKRSSRP from the coding sequence ATGGATAAATTCTTCGACACCATCCGGGGCTTCGGCCTGAAACGTGGCCCGCAGCGCTGGCTGGGCGGCGTCTGCGGCGGAATCGCCGCCAAACTGAATGTTGACGTGGCCTATGTCCGGATCGCCTACCTGCTCCTGAGCCTGCTCCCGGGCCCGGCCTTTGTGCTCTACCTCGCGGCGTGGCTGCTCCTCCCGGACCAGCGCAATGCAATTGCACTGGAAACCTTCCTCGCGAAGCGTTCCTCCCGGCCCTAA
- a CDS encoding 6-phosphofructokinase, which produces MKIGILTSGGDCPGLNAVIRGAVLKGIAVHGQQFVGFRDGWRGVVEGDIVEIPRTTVRGIAKQGGTILGTSRTNPFENGGGPEVIKANMDRLGIDAIIAIGGEGTLAAAKRLTDAGLKIVGVPKTVDNDLDATDYTFGFDTAVEIATEAIDRLRTTGESHHRCMIAEVMGRHVGWIALHAGMASGAHAILIPEQKASMEQIAEWVVSARDRGRAPLVVVAEGFVPEGQESPHSERGLDTFGRPRLGGIAEMLAPELEARTGIETRATVLGHIQRGGVPTAFDRVLATRLGMAAIDSVVEKRWGTMVSLHGTDIVHVGFDAALGNLKSVPQTRYDEAAVLFG; this is translated from the coding sequence ATGAAAATTGGAATCCTCACCAGCGGCGGAGACTGCCCCGGACTGAACGCTGTCATCCGTGGCGCCGTCCTCAAGGGCATCGCCGTCCACGGCCAGCAGTTCGTGGGATTCCGGGACGGCTGGCGCGGCGTTGTCGAGGGCGACATCGTCGAGATTCCCCGCACCACGGTCCGCGGCATCGCCAAGCAGGGCGGCACCATCCTCGGCACGTCCCGCACCAACCCGTTCGAGAACGGTGGCGGTCCCGAGGTCATCAAGGCCAACATGGACCGGCTGGGGATCGATGCCATCATCGCGATCGGCGGCGAGGGCACGCTGGCCGCGGCCAAGCGGCTCACTGACGCCGGCCTGAAGATCGTGGGTGTCCCCAAGACCGTGGACAATGACCTCGACGCCACGGACTACACCTTCGGTTTCGACACCGCCGTGGAAATCGCCACCGAGGCGATCGACCGGCTCCGCACCACCGGGGAGTCCCACCACCGCTGCATGATCGCCGAGGTCATGGGCCGGCACGTGGGCTGGATCGCCCTGCACGCCGGGATGGCCTCGGGCGCCCACGCCATCCTGATCCCGGAGCAGAAGGCCTCCATGGAACAGATCGCCGAGTGGGTTGTCTCCGCCCGCGACCGTGGCCGCGCCCCGCTGGTGGTCGTCGCCGAGGGATTCGTGCCCGAAGGCCAGGAATCCCCGCACTCGGAGCGCGGACTGGACACCTTTGGCCGGCCCCGTCTCGGCGGCATCGCCGAAATGCTGGCGCCCGAGCTCGAGGCACGCACCGGCATCGAGACCCGCGCCACGGTCCTTGGCCACATCCAGCGCGGCGGCGTTCCGACGGCCTTCGACCGTGTCCTGGCCACCCGGTTGGGCATGGCCGCCATTGATTCGGTGGTGGAGAAGCGCTGGGGCACCATGGTTTCGCTCCACGGCACGGACATCGTTCACGTCGGTTTCGACGCCGCGCTCGGCAACCTTAAGTCCGTGCCGCAGACCCGCTATGACGAGGCTGCTGTCCTCTTCGGCTAA
- a CDS encoding pyridoxal phosphate-dependent aminotransferase, protein MSAARISQRISAIAESATLAVDAKAKALKAAGRPVIGFGAGEPDFPTPGYIVQAAIEAASQPKYHRYSPAGGLPELKQAIAEKTFRDSGYKAEASQVLVTNGGKQAVYNTFATLLDPGDEVIVPTPFWTTYPEAIRLAGGVPVEVFAGPEQGYLVTVEQLEAALTDRTKILLFVSPSNPTGAVYSPEQVKAIGQWAAAKGLWVVTDEIYEHLTYDGVPFTSIATAVPELGDKVVILNGVAKTYAMTGWRVGWMIGPADVIKAATNLQSHATSNVSNIPQVAALAAVSGPLTAVDEMKVAFDRRRKAIVAGLNAIDGVDCPTPKGAFYVYADVRALLGKEFPSANGPVRPATSAELAALILDEVEVAVVPGEAFGPSGYLRLSYALGDEDLATGVARLQDFLGKAK, encoded by the coding sequence ATGTCTGCTGCCCGCATTTCCCAGCGCATTTCCGCCATAGCCGAATCCGCCACTCTGGCCGTCGATGCCAAGGCGAAGGCGCTGAAGGCAGCCGGCCGGCCGGTCATTGGCTTCGGCGCCGGGGAACCCGATTTCCCGACCCCCGGCTACATCGTGCAGGCCGCCATCGAGGCCGCCAGCCAGCCGAAGTACCACCGCTACTCCCCCGCCGGCGGCCTGCCGGAGCTCAAGCAGGCCATCGCGGAAAAGACCTTCCGGGATTCCGGCTACAAGGCCGAGGCGTCCCAGGTGCTGGTGACCAACGGCGGCAAGCAGGCCGTCTACAACACCTTCGCCACGCTCCTGGATCCGGGCGACGAGGTCATTGTTCCCACCCCGTTCTGGACCACCTACCCCGAGGCCATCCGGCTGGCCGGCGGCGTTCCGGTGGAGGTCTTCGCGGGCCCGGAACAGGGATACCTGGTCACCGTGGAGCAGCTGGAAGCCGCCCTGACGGACCGCACCAAGATCCTCCTCTTCGTCTCCCCTTCCAACCCGACCGGCGCCGTGTACTCGCCGGAGCAGGTCAAGGCGATCGGCCAGTGGGCCGCAGCCAAGGGCCTGTGGGTTGTCACCGACGAAATCTACGAACACCTGACCTACGACGGCGTGCCGTTCACCTCGATCGCCACCGCGGTTCCCGAACTGGGCGACAAGGTGGTCATCCTCAACGGTGTCGCCAAGACCTATGCCATGACCGGCTGGCGCGTGGGGTGGATGATCGGCCCGGCCGACGTCATCAAGGCCGCCACCAACCTGCAGTCGCACGCGACGTCGAACGTCTCCAACATCCCCCAGGTCGCAGCTCTTGCCGCCGTGTCCGGGCCGCTGACCGCCGTCGATGAGATGAAGGTGGCGTTTGACCGCCGCCGTAAGGCGATAGTCGCGGGCCTGAACGCCATTGACGGCGTTGACTGCCCGACGCCGAAGGGCGCCTTCTATGTGTACGCGGACGTCCGCGCGCTGCTGGGCAAGGAGTTCCCGTCCGCGAACGGTCCGGTGCGGCCCGCCACCTCGGCCGAGCTCGCCGCGCTGATCCTGGACGAAGTTGAGGTCGCTGTGGTGCCCGGCGAGGCGTTCGGCCCGTCCGGCTACCTGCGCCTGTCCTACGCGCTGGGAGACGAGGACCTGGCCACGGGCGTCGCCCGCCTGCAGGACTTCCTCGGCAAGGCGAAGTAG
- a CDS encoding ATP-binding protein, producing the protein MTTPPARPPLVRSSDRVIAGVCAGLANHLGWPVHMVRIGMVVAALAGGAGVAFYAWLWIMVPTADESARRNARRPASPIAPAVSDPGISGLHGAGLPDIPDIPGISGAPGSAGAVGAAGTPGSPGTPSAAEQGSWRSRVPGMPFGKEILLGAGLLLAAGILIARLVGVDVPLGTLIPVAAILGGAAIAWMQLDETRRAGLVDKTKADQAGGWARLAAGLALVVAGVLVMVSGSGSWEQTWLALLASVAVLGGVALVLLPWGLKFWRDLETERAGRVRATERAEIAAHLHDSVLQTLALIQRRAGNEHDVIRLARAQERELRGWLYRDAGNESGQLSEGIKAAAAEVEDALGHPVEVVTVGDCVMTQRHEALVQASREAMLNAARHGGGAVSVYLEVTDVAAEVFVKDRGPGFDPDSVPADRLGVRESIIGRMNRHGGTAAIISSPDGTEVRLRLPVSAAATTGTAGAAATNINGEVKP; encoded by the coding sequence ATGACGACCCCGCCCGCCCGCCCGCCGCTGGTCCGCAGCAGCGATCGCGTGATCGCCGGCGTGTGCGCGGGCCTCGCCAACCATCTGGGCTGGCCGGTGCATATGGTCAGGATCGGCATGGTGGTGGCTGCGCTCGCGGGCGGCGCCGGCGTGGCCTTTTACGCCTGGCTCTGGATCATGGTTCCCACGGCGGATGAGAGCGCCAGGCGAAACGCCCGCCGCCCGGCGTCGCCCATCGCCCCGGCCGTCAGCGACCCCGGTATCTCCGGTCTTCACGGTGCCGGCCTCCCCGATATCCCCGATATCCCCGGTATCTCCGGCGCCCCAGGCAGTGCGGGCGCCGTCGGCGCCGCGGGGACTCCCGGGTCCCCCGGGACTCCCAGTGCAGCGGAGCAAGGGTCCTGGCGGTCGCGGGTTCCGGGCATGCCGTTCGGCAAGGAGATCCTGCTGGGCGCAGGGCTGCTGCTGGCGGCCGGGATCCTGATCGCCCGGCTCGTCGGCGTTGACGTGCCGCTGGGCACCCTGATCCCGGTCGCGGCGATCCTTGGCGGCGCCGCGATCGCCTGGATGCAGCTGGATGAGACCCGCCGCGCGGGGCTCGTGGACAAGACCAAGGCGGACCAGGCCGGCGGCTGGGCGCGCCTCGCGGCCGGGCTCGCCCTCGTGGTGGCCGGCGTGCTGGTGATGGTGTCCGGCTCAGGGTCCTGGGAACAGACCTGGCTGGCCCTCCTGGCTTCCGTGGCGGTGCTCGGCGGGGTGGCTCTGGTGTTGCTGCCCTGGGGGCTGAAGTTCTGGCGGGACCTGGAAACCGAGCGCGCGGGCCGTGTCCGCGCCACCGAGCGGGCGGAGATCGCCGCCCACCTCCACGATTCCGTGCTCCAGACCCTCGCTCTGATCCAGCGCCGCGCCGGCAATGAGCACGACGTCATCCGGCTGGCCCGCGCGCAGGAGCGCGAACTGCGGGGCTGGCTGTACCGGGACGCTGGCAACGAATCCGGACAGCTGTCCGAAGGCATCAAAGCCGCGGCCGCGGAGGTTGAAGACGCCTTGGGGCACCCGGTCGAAGTGGTCACCGTGGGGGACTGCGTCATGACCCAGCGCCACGAGGCCCTCGTCCAGGCGTCGCGCGAGGCCATGCTCAACGCGGCCCGGCACGGAGGCGGCGCCGTGTCCGTCTACCTGGAAGTCACTGACGTCGCAGCGGAGGTTTTCGTCAAGGACCGGGGGCCAGGCTTTGACCCGGATTCGGTTCCCGCGGACCGGCTCGGCGTGCGCGAATCGATCATCGGGCGGATGAACCGCCATGGCGGCACCGCCGCCATCATCAGCAGCCCGGACGGCACCGAAGTGCGGCTCCGGCTGCCCGTCAGCGCCGCGGCAACTACCGGAACTGCCGGCGCTGCCGCCACCAACATCAACGGAGAGGTCAAACCGTGA
- a CDS encoding PspC domain-containing protein, producing MNPHTPHPDEGPASADRPQTDRSDPDLPDAGQTAPDLPDAGQTARDLPDAGLPPADSSDAGRAAGAAAGSGPDVGPSPEPPRLYQAGDPEGPYGPPLYGTDPSQGGPYPGGPGMGGPGTGGPGMGGPYPAGQMPGRQGQNFFDWIRSQGIYRGRDRWIGGVASGIAHRLGVDPLIIRGVLIVLTIFAGVGVLAYGLAWALLPEPDGRIHVQEAAAGRWTAGMTGALITTVIGFPSLGTGVWGWDRFGFGAFVWTVFWVGGAIYLVYYLTQRNKTRNGATPMSSRYDSSSPAGTATYAGTAGADQHSAAGFPPAGIPAYGQPVNDAGSSGAGPVWGPPPPSGTTPPGPVPPGGYGPGPGATPPPAAPRSPGPGTPAVAITVGSALLVGGGIKALDAANLIDLGDSGNALVWAIAAAILGLGILFAGLRGRTSGILGFFAVVALLIGGIFSVVPHGDRFRFQNADWTPSSIEQARGGFEITGGKGTVDLTKMALNPPLGSDVVVPIDATASNLTVVIPGTVPVQVQADMTMANLHEGNQDHGGIMNQQSDYNTSKPGARMVLKISGTVSNVTIKEGN from the coding sequence ATGAACCCGCACACTCCACACCCTGATGAAGGCCCGGCCTCCGCAGACCGGCCCCAGACGGATCGATCAGATCCGGACCTTCCCGACGCAGGCCAGACCGCCCCGGACCTTCCCGACGCAGGCCAGACCGCCCGGGACCTTCCCGACGCCGGCCTGCCCCCCGCGGACTCTTCCGACGCCGGCCGGGCCGCCGGCGCTGCTGCCGGTTCCGGACCCGACGTCGGGCCGTCGCCGGAGCCTCCGCGGCTGTACCAGGCCGGCGACCCTGAAGGGCCGTATGGGCCGCCGCTCTACGGCACGGATCCGTCCCAGGGCGGACCGTACCCGGGCGGACCGGGTATGGGCGGACCGGGTACGGGCGGACCGGGTATGGGCGGACCGTATCCGGCCGGACAGATGCCCGGGCGCCAGGGGCAGAACTTCTTCGACTGGATCCGCAGCCAGGGCATCTACCGCGGACGCGACCGCTGGATCGGCGGCGTGGCCAGCGGCATAGCCCACCGCCTCGGCGTCGACCCCCTGATCATTCGCGGCGTCCTGATCGTCCTGACCATTTTCGCCGGAGTTGGCGTGCTCGCCTACGGCCTGGCCTGGGCCCTGCTGCCCGAACCCGACGGCCGCATTCACGTCCAGGAGGCTGCCGCGGGCCGGTGGACCGCCGGCATGACTGGCGCCCTGATCACCACTGTCATCGGGTTCCCCAGCCTGGGCACCGGCGTCTGGGGCTGGGACCGCTTCGGCTTTGGCGCCTTCGTCTGGACCGTCTTCTGGGTGGGCGGTGCGATCTACCTCGTTTACTACCTGACCCAACGCAACAAGACCCGGAACGGAGCCACTCCCATGTCATCGCGTTACGACTCCAGCAGCCCGGCCGGCACGGCGACCTATGCAGGCACCGCCGGCGCTGATCAGCACTCCGCCGCAGGCTTCCCGCCGGCCGGCATCCCGGCCTACGGCCAGCCCGTCAACGACGCCGGCAGCTCCGGCGCTGGCCCGGTCTGGGGCCCGCCGCCGCCGTCGGGAACCACGCCGCCCGGCCCCGTTCCCCCCGGCGGCTACGGCCCGGGGCCGGGGGCCACTCCGCCGCCGGCCGCGCCGCGCAGCCCTGGCCCGGGCACTCCGGCTGTCGCCATTACTGTCGGCTCCGCCCTCCTGGTGGGCGGGGGGATCAAGGCCCTCGACGCCGCCAACCTAATCGACCTCGGCGATTCCGGCAACGCACTGGTCTGGGCGATCGCCGCGGCCATCCTGGGTCTTGGAATCCTGTTCGCCGGGTTGCGGGGCCGGACCTCGGGGATACTTGGCTTCTTCGCGGTCGTGGCCCTGCTGATCGGCGGCATCTTCAGCGTGGTCCCGCACGGCGACCGGTTCCGTTTCCAGAACGCCGACTGGACGCCGTCGAGCATTGAACAGGCCCGCGGCGGCTTCGAGATCACCGGCGGCAAAGGAACAGTGGACCTGACCAAGATGGCGCTGAATCCGCCGCTGGGCTCCGACGTCGTTGTTCCCATCGACGCGACCGCCAGCAACCTGACCGTCGTCATCCCGGGCACGGTCCCCGTGCAAGTCCAGGCGGACATGACCATGGCCAACCTCCACGAAGGCAACCAGGACCACGGCGGCATCATGAACCAGCAGAGCGACTACAACACCTCCAAGCCCGGGGCCCGGATGGTCCTGAAAATCTCCGGGACCGTCAGCAACGTGACCATCAAGGAAGGCAACTGA
- a CDS encoding response regulator transcription factor yields the protein MVIVDDHAIFRSGLKADLDPDIVVEGEAGTVEEAIAVIAARRPDVVLLDVHLPGGRGGGGREVLAGSAPLLGTTRFLALSVSDAAEDVVSVIRAGARGYVTKTISGAEISGAVRRVAGGDAVFSPRLAGFVLDAFGTAPADIADDQLDKLSARELEVMRLIARGYSYKEVAKELFISIKTVETHVSAVLRKLQLSSRHELTRWAAERRLL from the coding sequence GTGGTCATCGTGGACGATCACGCCATCTTCCGTTCCGGGCTGAAGGCGGACCTGGACCCGGACATCGTCGTCGAGGGTGAAGCCGGCACCGTGGAAGAGGCAATCGCCGTCATCGCAGCCCGGCGTCCCGACGTCGTTTTGCTGGACGTCCACCTCCCCGGCGGCCGCGGTGGCGGCGGACGCGAGGTGCTGGCCGGCTCGGCGCCGCTGCTGGGTACCACGCGCTTCCTGGCGCTGAGCGTGTCCGACGCGGCCGAGGACGTGGTCTCCGTAATCCGGGCAGGCGCGCGCGGCTATGTCACCAAGACGATTTCCGGGGCGGAGATCAGCGGCGCCGTCCGCCGCGTCGCCGGCGGTGATGCGGTCTTCTCGCCCCGGCTGGCGGGCTTTGTCCTGGACGCGTTCGGCACCGCCCCCGCGGACATCGCCGACGACCAGCTGGACAAGCTCTCGGCGCGGGAGCTCGAGGTGATGCGCCTGATTGCCCGGGGCTACAGCTACAAGGAAGTGGCCAAGGAATTGTTCATCTCGATCAAGACGGTCGAAACCCACGTCTCGGCCGTGCTGCGCAAGCTCCAGCTCTCCAGCCGCCACGAACTGACCCGCTGGGCCGCCGAGCGCCGCCTCCTCTGA